The following proteins come from a genomic window of Clupea harengus chromosome 22, Ch_v2.0.2, whole genome shotgun sequence:
- the LOC116218370 gene encoding collagen alpha-5(IV) chain-like, with protein MKTALVLFVVLSTAMLERTEANQCICSGKSRCRCQVKGSKGEKGFQGWVGNPGRVGLTGFEGPPGPVGPKGSHGFPGNAGEKGDRGLPGQVGFPGASGISGIPAVQGPLGPPGNQGCNGTEGEVGYQGPPGSHGSPGQPGPPGENGPKGESQPYLSTAQKGQQGPPGPEGYSGPGLPGDLGDPGNPGPRGSPGPPGRTGRTGQKGSEGSSPSLPGPRGEQGSKGPRGTPGPKGSIQYAREQPDLKGDNGDIGNPGCPGDPGLPGTSTGKGLKGHKGEIGPDGKPGKDGNVGPTGRGVNC; from the exons TGTATATGCAGTGGAAAGTCAAGGTGTCGCTGTCAAGTCAAAGGCAGCAAG GGGGAGAAAGGTTTCCAGGGTTGGGTAGGGAATCCTGGTAGGGTTGGCTTGACTGGCTTTGAAGGCCCACCAGGACCAGTGGGTCCAAAG GGATCCCACGGCTTTCCTGGAAATGCTGGAGAAAAAGGAGACCGG GGCCTCCCTGGACAAGTAGGATTCCCTGGAGCTTCAGGAATCTCG GGCATTCCAGCGGTTCAGGGACCTCTGGGGCCACCAGGGAATCAAGGCTGCAATGGGACAGAG GGTGAAGTGGGATATCAAGGCCCTCCAGGATCGCACGGGTCTCCAGGACAACCT GGTCCCCCTGGAGAAAACGGTCCAAAG GGTGAATCTCAGCCATATTTATCAACAGCTCAGAAAGGACAACAAGGGCCTCCAGGACCGGAAGGATAt AGTGGTCCTGGTTTGCCAGGGGACTTGGGGGATCCAGGGAATCCTGGACCTAGAGGGTCACCT GGACCACCGGGGCGCACTGGAAGAACTGGACAGAAG GGTTCCGAGGGAAGCAGCCCAAGTCTTCCTGGACCTCGTGGTGAGCAG GGAAGCAAAGGGCCTCGTGGCACTCCCGGACCAAAGGGTTCCATACAGTATGCCAGAGAACAGCCGGACCTAAAG GGTGACAATGGAGATATAGGTAACCCTGGTTGTCCTGGGGATCCT GGGTTGCCAGGAACCTCCACAGGAAAGGGTCTAAAAGGACACAAAGGGGAAATTGGCCCTGAC GGAAAACCAGGAAAAGATGGGAACGTTGGACCAACTGGAAGAGGGGTAAATTGTTGA
- the LOC105899159 gene encoding collagen alpha-5(IV) chain-like, with amino-acid sequence MLNLYTVHLSSCGCGFVLIQRLALHGVKGDRGPYGLQGNDGPKGEKGSPGAVGAPGEVVGTVDLIKGHPGIPGPPGQTGLPGPSGVDGFPGPPGLTGGGSFIHGPPGPQGPKGDPGFKGDVGDPGHAHHGKEGCPGTPGLPGLPGDPGPPGPLLPDHSCRVHHYSQTGVKGPPGPFGYDGQPGLQGDKGEPCLLCQEKDCEDLGPTGPVGPPGEPGSPGNVGLPGGPGFKGDMGFNGYPGGPGVPGAPGPPGIPGFPGPKGHGGGYGSSGLKGDRGSPGSAGRPGKDGLYGSPGHPGHKGLPGPRGDVILSCVLGLKGDQGPNGFPGRVGPQGPAGPQGPPGYGMPGYSGSKGNFGVPGFRGPPGLPGQKGEHVRQTPVQGDPGPPGRRGPPGPPGPPGEHARHQPGIGRSISRKTAQSIVSSSALDCHHFLVTVYCVSHVYVLFILLLTGYPGPAGPAAGTGPPGPKGEPGLIQSSSPGPPGHKGDKGQPGLPGPPSKGYPGRPGAPGLLGPPGEKGNAGGGGPGAAGPRGPPGVVGDPGPSGDLGPAGLPGNRGIPGFPGAPGNKGEKGAWGLPGEEGLPGACSGRGQQGPPGPTGSTGPQGPPGAVGEKGSRGTTGHPGFGSPGLPGPPGLPGLRVPALQGLPGPKGAPGREGTPGTKGLTGDPGPAGIGVPGDDGTIGPPGPPGPKGSPGAPGWKGVMGADGIKGDQGDPGTPGLRRNIPSITGEPGPAGHPGLPGAKGIKGRPGQPGHGGRDGNPGPPGHAGPPGDPGNDAYSPGGPGYPGPKGSPGIIGFPGLTGMKGIPGVHGPPGLRGTPGHHGRKGEPGEATGSYGPPGQRGQKGEPGRGCTGPGLKGQKGEQGYPGSFGLPGRKGLLGDPGYLGPPGPPGEPGISGRPGSPGHHGPIGPVGVTGPPGLTGPKGMMGNTGGNGFPGRPGLKGEPGLTSYLPGLRGAKGSRGLEGDQGPPGYSRSGPSGPPGDTGPPGPPGLRGPKGPRGGSKGCRDGERGELGYPGPAGPQGRPGPQGVAGPPGSGSKGPKGHVGSPGPSGPKGSSGSFGAPGRPGPGGSQGLSGPRGDSGPPGSPGLHGEPGSPSGNRGARGPPGRQGPPGAPGQRPPPKQIDFHIVPGAPGPKGRPGSPGPPGNAGGPGNAGRQGYPGPKGLPGYGRPGPIGFPGENGDKGSPGHTGHIGYGGPPGQKGQRGPAGAGRSGVPDSFFLARHSQSIRVPACPEGSTLLYSGYSLLFINGNERGHGQDLGTMGSCLPRFSTMPYLFCDTEQTCRYAARNDYSYWLSTEKPMPMHMHFISGDLLSEYISRCSVCETTSNVIAIHSQSAEVPFCPIGWRSLWIGFSFVMQTGVGAEGSGQPLVSPGSCLEQFRQVPFIECHGHGTCNYYPDSYSYWLATLNPRHMFSKPVPKTVKGPFLETVISRCRVCMK; translated from the exons ATGCTTAACTTATACACAGTTCACCTCTCGAGCTGCGGCTGTGGCTTCGTGCTCATCCAGCGCCTCGCCTTACAC GGAGTGAAAGGAGACCGTGGCCCCTATGGATTACAGGGAAACGATGGGCCAAAG GGAGAAAAGGGCAGCCCGGGTGCAGTGGGGGCCCCTGGTGAG GTGGTGGGTACAGTTGACCTCATCAAAGGCCATCCTGGAATCCCTGGTCCTCCGGGACAGACTGGATTACCTGGACCCTCAG GTGTGGACGGTTTTCCAGGGCCGCCTGGACTCACAG GTGGGGGATCTTTTATCCATGGTCCTCCGGGACCTCAAGGACCCAAAGGTGACCCAGGATTTAAAGGAGACGTGGGTGATCCTGGACATGCTCACCATGGAAAAGAGGGCTGCCCAGGTACTCCAGGACTTCCAGGGCTCCCAGGTGACCCGGGGCCTCCAGGGCCACTTCTCCCAG ATCACAGTTGCCGTGTTCATCATTACAGCCAAACAGGAGTCAAAGGCCCACCTGGTCCTTTTGGATATGATGGCCAACCAGGATTACAAG GTGACAAGGGTGAACCTTGCTTGCTGTGCCAAGAGAAGGACTGCGAAGATCTTGGACCAACTGGACCCGTTGGACCACCTGGAGAGCCTGGTTCCCCTGGTAACGTCG GTCTGCCTGGAGGACCAGGATTTAAGGGAGACATGGGTTTTAATGGCTATCCAGGTGGCCCTGGAGTTCCG GGCGCACCTGGTCCACCAGGCATCCCAGGTTTCCCTGGACCTAAAGGACATGGGGGAGGCTATGGATCATCAGGGTTAAAGGGAGACAGAGGCTCCCCTGGCTCTGCAGGCAGACCTGGGAAGGATGGGTTGTATGGTTCTCCTGGACATCCAGGCCACAAAGGCCTACCAGGCCCCAGGGGCGACGTCATACTT TCTTGTGTTCTGGGTCTGAAAGGAGACCAAGGCCCAAATGGATTCCCGGGTCGAGTGGGACCTCAGGGGCCAGCTGGACCACAGGGGCCACCAGGGTATGGAATGCCTGGATACTCAGGGTCAAAGGGCAACTTTGGTGTGCCGGGTTTCAGAGGGCCCCCAGGGTTGCCAG GTCAAAAAGGGGAGCACGTCAGACAGACCCCTGTTCAGGGAGATCCTGGCCCCCCAGGAAGAAGAGGCCCCCCTGGTCCTCCTGGCCCCCCAGGTGAGCATGCAAGGCATCAGCCAGGCATTGGTCGAAGCATTTCAA GAAAGACTGCACAGAGCATTGTCAGTAGTAGTGCATTAGATTGCCATCACTTTTTAGTCACAGTTTATTGTGTCAGCCATGTCTATGTCctgtttatattattattaacaggTTACCCAGGACCTGCAGGTCCTGCAGCAGGTACTGGTCCCCCAGGGCCAAAGGGAGAGCCTGGTCTCATTCAGTCTTCAAGCCCAGGACCACCTGGACACAAAG GGGACAAGGGTCAGCCGGGGTTGCCTGGACCCCCCAGCAAGGGATACCCAGGCCGACCAGGAGCTCCTGGGCTTCTCGGACCACCAGGAGAGAAG GGTAACGCTGGGGGTGGGGGCCCTGGAGCAGCGGGGCCACGAGGGCCCCCAGGGGTTGTGGGGGACCCAGGGCCTTCTGGGGACCTCGGGCCGGCAGGCCTGCCTGGAAATCGCGGAATTCCAGGGTTTCCTGGAGCACCTGGGAATAAAG GAGAAAAGGGTGCTTGGGGTTTACCTGGTGAAGAAGGCTTACCTGGGGCCTGCTCTGGACGGGGGCAGCAGGGACCACCTGGACCGACTGGGTCTACTGGGCCTCAAGGCCCTCCAG GCGCTGTAGGGGAGAAGGGGTCTAGGGGAACGACAGGTCATCCTGGGTTTGGTTCACCAGGCCTCCCAGGACCCCCCGGCCTGCCCGGCCTCCGTGTACCCGCACTACAAGGCCTCCCAGGGCCAAAAGGAGCTCCGGGGAGAGAAGGGACTCCTGGCACCAAAG GATTGACTGGAGATCCGGGTCCAGCAGGGATAGGAGTTCCGGGGGATGATGGCACCATAGGACCACCAGGACCACCAGGACCCAAAG GTTCTCCAGGAGCACCTGGCTGGAAAGGTGTCATGGGTGCTGACGGTATAAAGGGGGATCAGGGTGACCCTGGTACCCCAGGCCTCAGAAGAAACATACCGAGTATAACAGGAGAACCTGGTCCAGCAG GTCACCCTGGCTTACCTGGTGCAAAAGGCATCAAAGGACGCCCTGGACAACCTGGCCATGGTGGAAGAGATGGAAACCCAGGGCCTCCGGGGCATGCAG GGCCTCCTGGTGATCCTGGCAATGATGCGTACAGTCCTGGAGGACCTGGATATCCTGGACCCAAAGGGAGCCCAGGGATCATTGGCTTTCCTG GTCTAACTGGCATGAAGGGGATACCTGGTGTACATGGCCCACCTGGACTGAGAGGCACACCGGGTCACCATGGACGAAAGGGAGAACCAGGTGAGGCTACAGGATCATACGGCCCACCTGGACAAAGAGGCCAGAAG gGGGAGCCTGGGCGGGGCTGCACTGGTCCAGGACTGAAAGGACAGAAAGGAGAGCAGGGATACCCAGGATCATTTGGACTACCTGGACGCAAAGGACTACTAGGAGATCCTGGTTACCTGG GACCCCCTGGCCCACCTGGAGAACCAGGGATATCTGGTAGACCTGGCAGCCCAGGACACCATGGCCCAATTGGACCAGTTG GCGTGACAGGCCCTCCCGGCCTCACTGGTCCCAAGGGCATGATGGGAAATACTGGGGGCAATGGCTTCCCAGGGCGCCCAGGACTGAAAGGAGAGCCAG GACTTACATCCTACTTGCCTGGCTTAAGAGGAGCGAAGGGCAGTCGAG GACTCGAGGGTGATCAAGGCCCTCCTGGGTACTCAAGAAGTGGCCCGTCTGGACCCCCGGGCGATACCGGGCCACCAGGCCCTCCAGGACTAAGAGGACCAAAGGGTCCCAGAGGAGGTAGTAAAGGctgtagagatggagagaggggagaactGGGCTACCCTGGACCAGCCGGACCACAGG GGCGTCCCGGGCCTCAAGGTGTTGCTGGGCCTCCAGGTTCAGGATCTAAAGGACCGAAAGGACACGTCGGATCTCCAGGACCTTCTGGGCCTAAAGGCTCTTCAGGGAGCTTCGGCGCACCAGGAAGACCC GGACCAGGAGGTAGTCAGGGCCTATCGGGGCCGAGGGGTGACTCCGGACCGCCCGGATCCCCAGGACTCCATG GTGAACCTGGATCACCCAGTGGGAATCGGGGTGCTAGAGGTCCTCCTGGTAGGCAAGGACCACCTGGAGCTCCAGGCCAGCGGCCCCCACCGAAGCAAATTGACTTTCATATAGTGCCTGGTGCCCCGGGCCCTAAAGGAAGGCCTGGTTCCCCCGGGCCACCCGGTAATGCAGGAGGTCCTGGAAACGCAGGACGACAAG GTTATCCAGGACCTAAGGGCTTGCCAGGCTATGGGCGTCCTGGACCTATAGGTTTCCCTGGGGAAAATGGAGACAAAGGATCGCCTGGCCACACAG GCCATATTGGCTATGGAGGCCCACCTGGTCAGAAAGGCCAGCGAGGCCCCGCTGGAGCTGGACGTTCTGGGGTTCCTGATAGCTTCTTCCTGGCTCGACACAGCCAGAGCATCCGTGTGCCTGCATGCCCCGAAGGCAGTACTCTCCTGTACAGCGGATACTCACTACTCTTTATCAATGGGAACGAAAGAGGACATGGCCAGGACCTGG GTACGATGGGTAGCTGTTTGCCCCGGTTCTCTACCATGCCTTACCTCTTCTGTGACACAGAGCAAACCTGTCGCTATGCTGCCCGCAACGACTACTCCTATTGGCTGTCCACAGAGAAGCCCATGCCAATGCACATGCACTTCATCAGTGGGGACCTTCTGTCAGAATACATCAGCAG atgctctgtgtgtgagaccacaTCCAATGTGATCGCCATTCACAGCCAGTCCGCTGAAGTGCCCTTCTGTCCCATCGGCTGGCGCTCTCTGTGGATCGGCTTCTCCTTCGTCATG caAACCGGTGTGGGGGCTGAGGGCTCTGGGCAGCCCCTGGTCTCTCCTGGCTCCTGCCTGGAGCAATTCCGCCAGGTGCCCTTCATCGAGTGCCATGGCCACGGCACCTGTAACTACTACCCCGACTCCTACAGCTATTGGCTGGCTACCTTGAACCCAAGGCATATGTTCAG TAAACCAGTGCCCAAGACTGTGAAGGGTCCATTCTTGGAGACTGTCATCAGTCGCTGCCGTGTCTGcatgaagtag
- the LOC105899189 gene encoding uncharacterized protein LOC105899189: protein MNIERERTTLTISKHWNFISRVCPKEKMLSWSWLFLCCLPVVALPLQEDEPDTLSQSRTESHVWPRKAILPGEAPPQQSHSGDAVAPRRTESFPGSNTPLDRLSISPVDPKRSRQRRIKGGQKRRNGRVDQAQNPLNQVRSRQSGQADLIRITESDPADQTKTGSRTSTDQPNVRDGLPGDSVKTGINTPRSRIHTGFGSPIDRIGISQFPSRKG, encoded by the exons ATGAATATCGAGAGGGAAAGAACAACACTCACAATTTCAAAGCACTGGAATTTCATCAGTCGAGTTTGCCCCAAAGAGAAG atgctgagctggagctggCTGTTTCTCTGCTGCCTGCCTGTGGTCGCTCTTCCACTCCAAGAGGACGAGCCTGACACCCTCTCTCAG AGTCGGACAGAATCCCATGTTTGGCCCCGTAAGGCCATTTTGCCTGGTGAAGCTCCACCACAGCAAAGTCATTCAGGGGACGCTGTGGCCCCCAGGAGGACTGAGAGCTTCCCTGGAAGTAACACACCACTAGACCGCTTATCCATCAGCCCTGTGGACCCCAAGAGAAGCCGACAAAG GAGGATAAAAGGaggccagaagagaagaaatggCCGAGTTGATCAAGCACAGAACCCTCTCAACCAGGTCAGAAGCAGACAGTCTGGACAAGCAGACTTGATCAGGATTACTGAGAGTGACCCTGCTGACCAGACAAAGACTGGGAGCAGAACCTCCACTGACCAGCCCAATGTCCGAGATGGTCTGCCAGGAGACTCTGTTAAGACTGGAATTAACACCCCCAGGAGCAGAATCCACACAGGATTTGGTAGTCCCATTGACCGAATTGGAATCAGCCAGTTCCCAAGCAGAAAGGGTTAA